From the Actinomycetota bacterium genome, one window contains:
- a CDS encoding efflux RND transporter periplasmic adaptor subunit translates to MKVIARIAAAVLLPGLLCLCAGCFGSSIEGVRVAEVTRGDVSRKVSAVGTLDAAQPVDVKPLVGGTITALHVKEGDYVTAGQAIATLDAAELAAQAAKAKADYLTSASIGDILRGQWNNSLAMYKSVEYAYQAFTQIQGQIDQAVLDFLDMMPVIVPFLPPDQQEFLKSLLAEERQNYLEAVANRTGPPPIAYSGYPSSAAAADAARVEAARYDYQRVMEGTKSPDIVAPVSGYVVFAAPSGGLPTDMLTEMLGGLGSLVSGFGDLSAFLGGDLGGLLGGGGEGAELKVGSKLSAGQTAFQIVDLQNMRVLAEVEEADIPKVQEGQEVEVFLDAYPELIFTGRVAQVGVKSKTGSSGSTVFPVVVEMDRTDIPLRLGYNATVDIKVLSKKDIISVPVTAVMDEDGARYVYVVVDGKAARREIEVGVRSEEWVEVLSGLDPGERVVVEGVGKVKEGQRVE, encoded by the coding sequence TTGAAGGTCATCGCAAGGATTGCAGCCGCCGTCCTGCTGCCGGGTCTGCTCTGCCTCTGCGCGGGGTGCTTCGGCTCCTCTATCGAGGGAGTCAGGGTCGCCGAGGTGACCAGAGGGGACGTGAGCAGGAAGGTATCCGCCGTCGGCACCCTCGATGCCGCCCAGCCGGTGGACGTAAAGCCCCTCGTGGGCGGGACCATCACCGCGCTGCACGTAAAGGAGGGCGATTACGTCACCGCCGGTCAGGCCATCGCTACCCTTGATGCGGCCGAGCTCGCGGCCCAGGCGGCCAAGGCAAAGGCCGACTACCTCACCAGCGCCTCCATAGGGGACATCCTGCGGGGCCAGTGGAACAACTCCCTGGCCATGTACAAGAGCGTGGAATACGCCTACCAGGCGTTCACGCAGATACAGGGCCAGATCGACCAGGCGGTGCTGGATTTTCTGGACATGATGCCGGTCATCGTGCCCTTTCTCCCCCCCGACCAGCAGGAGTTCCTCAAGTCCCTGCTGGCGGAGGAAAGACAGAACTACCTGGAGGCGGTGGCGAACCGTACCGGCCCTCCCCCCATAGCCTACTCCGGCTATCCCTCCAGCGCGGCCGCGGCCGACGCAGCGCGGGTGGAGGCGGCGCGCTACGATTACCAGCGCGTCATGGAGGGCACCAAGAGTCCCGATATCGTCGCGCCCGTGTCGGGTTATGTGGTCTTCGCCGCGCCCTCGGGGGGACTGCCCACGGACATGCTCACCGAGATGCTCGGCGGGCTGGGTTCGCTGGTCTCCGGATTCGGCGACCTCAGCGCTTTTCTCGGGGGGGACCTGGGCGGGCTCCTGGGTGGAGGCGGCGAGGGAGCGGAGCTCAAGGTGGGCTCCAAGCTCAGCGCCGGCCAGACCGCCTTCCAGATCGTGGATCTTCAGAACATGCGGGTGCTCGCGGAGGTGGAGGAGGCGGATATACCCAAGGTGCAGGAAGGCCAGGAGGTGGAGGTGTTCCTGGACGCCTACCCCGAGCTCATCTTCACCGGGAGGGTGGCGCAGGTGGGCGTGAAGTCGAAGACGGGCTCATCCGGATCCACCGTCTTCCCGGTGGTGGTGGAGATGGACCGCACCGATATTCCCCTGCGCCTGGGATACAACGCCACCGTGGACATCAAGGTGTTGAGCAAAAAGGACATCATCTCCGTCCCCGTGACCGCGGTGATGGATGAAGACGGCGCCCGCTACGTCTACGTGGTGGTGGACGGAAAGGCCGCCCGCAGGGAGATAGAGGTGGGGGTGCGGTCCGAGGAGTGGGTAGAGGTCCTCTCCGGCCTCGACCCCGGCGAGCGCGTGGTGGTGGAAGGGGTCGGCAAGGTCAAGGAAGGCCAGAGGGTAGAGTAG
- a CDS encoding CPBP family intramembrane metalloprotease, with protein MAAKLVATCAYHPGVRAVTRCARCGALICAGCRRVEGNRSWCEACFRDARAGTPGGSGARSRDAGAMYAGVPWKLWPGLAFLPVPFLLNGLMTYMMRQGEEVSVGAAQLLISLLLYSSTLAFAFLVVYRYGNPLEEMRLNGRNLPASLGLGLVGGSLAFWLAVASGLMSAGMFRSLENVERWLQGFFDVNVKELTGADVFIAGLIIIVAAPICEELFFRGYLYPAMRDRMGLWGAAFLNGFLFSAVHFSVFGLIGRTLAGVIFCLLYEYNDNLWSPITAHALNNFVAFFLPLVVIWGS; from the coding sequence GTGGCGGCGAAGCTGGTGGCCACCTGCGCCTACCACCCCGGAGTGAGGGCGGTGACGCGTTGTGCGAGGTGCGGAGCTCTCATCTGCGCGGGGTGCAGGAGGGTGGAGGGGAACAGGAGCTGGTGCGAGGCCTGTTTCCGCGACGCCCGCGCCGGAACCCCGGGCGGGAGCGGGGCCCGGTCCCGGGATGCGGGAGCGATGTATGCGGGCGTCCCCTGGAAGCTGTGGCCGGGGCTCGCCTTTCTCCCCGTGCCCTTCCTGCTCAACGGCCTCATGACCTACATGATGCGCCAGGGAGAGGAGGTCTCCGTGGGAGCGGCTCAACTCCTCATCTCCCTGCTCCTTTATTCCTCCACCCTGGCCTTCGCCTTCCTGGTCGTCTACCGCTACGGGAACCCCCTGGAGGAGATGCGCCTGAACGGGCGCAATCTCCCGGCCAGCCTGGGGTTGGGGCTGGTGGGAGGATCGCTCGCCTTCTGGCTGGCCGTGGCCAGCGGCCTCATGTCGGCGGGGATGTTCCGGAGCCTGGAGAACGTCGAGCGCTGGCTGCAGGGGTTTTTCGACGTGAACGTGAAGGAACTCACGGGCGCGGACGTCTTCATCGCCGGGCTGATCATCATCGTTGCCGCTCCCATCTGCGAGGAACTCTTCTTCCGGGGGTACCTGTATCCGGCCATGCGAGACCGCATGGGTCTGTGGGGCGCCGCGTTCCTCAATGGCTTCCTCTTCTCCGCCGTTCACTTCAGCGTCTTCGGGCTTATCGGGCGGACCCTGGCAGGGGTGATCTTCTGCCTTCTCTACGAGTACAACGACAACCTCTGGTCCCCCATCACCGCCCATGCCCTGAACAACTTCGTCGCTTTCTTCCTCCCCCTCGTGGTCATCTGGGGATCTTGA
- a CDS encoding aspartate kinase encodes MKITVQKYGGTSVADTERIRNVARRVCEARRSGDHVVVVISALGDTTDRLVKLAYEITPSPREREMDMLLATGEQISVALLSMAIHELGYEAISFTGAQVGIVTDGAHTKAKILDVKVGRILDELEKGNIVIVAGFQGVTLDDQITTLGRGGSDTTAVALAAALGAEVCEIYTDVDGVYTADPRLVPEARKLSHLSYEEMLEMAATGAKVLQLRSVEFARNYGVVIHVRSSFSREEGTWISEGDERMEKAIISGVTHETEEAKVTVFNVPDRPGVAARLFQALAAENINVDMIIQNVSADQRTDISFTVGLQDLAKAAEISERVAVELGAAGTAVDEGIAKVSLVGAGMRTHPGVAADMFSALAENGINIEMISTSTIKISCVIRAEDALKAVRAIHAKFGLDRGVVMRA; translated from the coding sequence TTGAAGATCACGGTTCAGAAATACGGCGGCACCTCGGTGGCGGATACCGAGCGCATACGCAACGTGGCGCGCCGCGTCTGCGAAGCCAGGAGAAGCGGGGACCACGTGGTGGTGGTCATCTCCGCCCTGGGAGACACCACCGACCGCCTGGTCAAGCTCGCCTACGAGATAACCCCCTCTCCGCGCGAGCGGGAGATGGACATGCTGCTCGCCACCGGGGAGCAGATCTCCGTTGCCCTGCTCTCCATGGCCATCCACGAGCTGGGGTACGAGGCCATCTCCTTCACGGGCGCCCAGGTGGGCATCGTGACCGACGGCGCCCACACCAAAGCCAAGATCCTGGACGTGAAGGTGGGCCGTATACTGGACGAGTTGGAGAAGGGAAACATCGTCATCGTCGCCGGCTTCCAGGGAGTGACCTTGGACGACCAGATAACCACCCTGGGGCGCGGGGGCTCCGACACCACGGCGGTGGCCCTGGCCGCGGCCCTGGGGGCGGAGGTGTGCGAGATCTATACCGACGTGGACGGGGTATATACCGCGGACCCCAGGCTGGTGCCGGAGGCGCGCAAGCTCTCGCACCTCTCCTACGAGGAGATGCTGGAGATGGCCGCCACCGGCGCGAAAGTGCTGCAGTTGCGCAGCGTCGAGTTCGCGAGGAACTACGGGGTGGTGATTCATGTGAGGTCCAGCTTTTCACGCGAGGAGGGAACGTGGATCTCGGAGGGGGACGAGCGCATGGAGAAGGCGATCATCAGCGGGGTGACGCACGAGACGGAGGAGGCGAAGGTGACCGTCTTCAACGTCCCGGACCGCCCCGGCGTGGCTGCCAGGTTGTTCCAGGCCCTGGCCGCCGAGAACATAAACGTGGACATGATCATCCAGAACGTGAGCGCCGACCAGAGGACGGACATCTCCTTCACCGTGGGCCTGCAGGATCTGGCCAAAGCGGCGGAGATCAGCGAAAGGGTCGCGGTGGAGCTGGGGGCGGCGGGGACGGCGGTGGACGAGGGCATCGCCAAGGTCAGTCTGGTGGGCGCGGGGATGCGCACCCACCCCGGGGTGGCCGCGGACATGTTCAGCGCGCTGGCGGAGAACGGGATCAACATCGAGATGATCAGCACCTCGACCATCAAGATAAGCTGCGTCATCCGCGCCGAGGACGCCCTCAAGGCGGTGAGGGCCATCCATGCCAAGTTCGGCCTGGACAGGGGGGTGGTGATGCGGGCCTGA
- a CDS encoding aspartate-semialdehyde dehydrogenase, which yields MARELRVAVVGATGMVGQAMREILEERGFPVAELRLLASERSRGRRFFFRGEEVEVEVLDEGSFRGIDLALFSAGAEISRRFAPLAVEAGAVVVDNSSAFRMQEDVPLVVPEVNPEDARRHRGIIANPNCSTIQMVVVLKPLHDRSPLRRVVVSTYQSVSGTGKDAVEELRQQAREVLEEREPTARVYPHPIAFNCLPHIDVFLDGGHTKEEMKMVNETRKIMGLPDLPVSATTVRVPVFIGHSESVNAEFEEAISPEEARGILAGAPGVEVVDDPANNLYPLALDAAGKDPCYVGRIRADTSCPRALNMWIVADNLRKGAALNAVQIAELIQGY from the coding sequence ATGGCCAGGGAGCTCAGGGTAGCCGTGGTCGGGGCCACCGGGATGGTGGGCCAGGCGATGCGGGAGATCCTCGAGGAGAGGGGCTTTCCCGTGGCGGAACTGCGCCTGCTCGCTTCCGAACGCTCGCGGGGGCGGCGGTTTTTCTTCCGCGGCGAGGAGGTGGAGGTCGAGGTGCTGGACGAGGGCTCCTTCCGGGGGATCGACCTCGCCTTGTTTTCCGCCGGCGCGGAGATCTCGCGGCGCTTCGCCCCGCTGGCCGTGGAGGCGGGGGCGGTGGTGGTGGACAACAGCAGCGCCTTCCGCATGCAGGAGGACGTGCCCCTGGTGGTCCCGGAGGTCAACCCCGAAGATGCCCGCCGCCACCGCGGCATCATCGCCAACCCCAACTGCTCCACCATCCAGATGGTGGTGGTGCTCAAGCCCCTGCACGACCGCTCGCCTCTGCGCAGGGTGGTGGTCTCCACCTACCAGTCCGTCTCCGGGACGGGGAAGGACGCGGTGGAGGAGCTGCGGCAGCAAGCCAGGGAGGTGCTGGAGGAGAGGGAGCCGACCGCCCGCGTCTACCCGCACCCCATCGCCTTCAACTGCCTGCCGCACATCGACGTCTTCCTGGACGGCGGCCACACAAAGGAAGAGATGAAGATGGTCAACGAGACCAGGAAGATCATGGGCCTTCCGGATCTGCCGGTGTCCGCGACCACGGTACGGGTGCCCGTCTTCATAGGCCATTCCGAGTCCGTGAACGCGGAGTTCGAGGAGGCGATCTCCCCGGAAGAGGCGAGAGGCATCCTGGCCGGGGCACCGGGAGTGGAGGTGGTGGACGACCCCGCGAACAACCTCTATCCGCTGGCGCTGGACGCCGCCGGGAAGGATCCCTGCTACGTGGGCCGGATCCGCGCCGACACCTCTTGTCCGCGCGCCCTGAACATGTGGATCGTGGCGGACAACCTGCGCAAGGGCGCGGCGCTGAACGCCGTGCAGATAGCGGAGCTCATCCAGGGGTATTAG
- a CDS encoding zinc-ribbon domain-containing protein: MEVNCPKCGQKNKPDAAFCMSCGTPLPDAPFAQLEKRPRPAGEEGVPGEGMPHVGGSVHVAGTVPSSGGAGTAEAPPRVAGAEDRTVPMPAVPRAGTGKAAESAVTTPAREGGPGTGGAPGHAAPPAGAPLPETPAPSTAPGPPSVTERQAPPPGQAATPVTERQAPPPAPDIRPPQPPPAPVPGAGAFRDAHGVEAGRSVVEEIRIIEEAAESAVTTPAREGGPGTGGAPGHAAPPAGAPLPETPAPSTAPGPPSVTERQAPTPAPDIRPPQPPPAPVPGAGAFRDAHGVEAGVTSGGEAVPGRPPLLEETIPPQPPRGPGELPVSPSPPRERPDYYLPPEADYVIAGEARGAAPLPEPPPRGTETPARETPAMDPERTQVVPGGAPPPPPPRTVRRATVTCPECYAPNPEGNSFCQECGSPLSPVRARTPVSGRAAPREGREQTALLTPGALAEVEPGDMRAAKRDRAARGEKSFGATDVLALLAVGAAGAALALSSFMESFSWKKGMDIGMFTHQGAFTQGRPDLLGGPGMLPYQGTEFLTVGLVVAVGIVITLVFLAVRVGRGPMFILTGCLLLLPLAYLLFQAVLPLRQTGVEIQPSPGIGSLFSGGAGVPGMGTPLWMVSAAGALLIVAGFVAPPRGWGRLFTFLAFFPVMVGLAFLCAACYNWNLFITAAGMAGMHAGRAAPPQAASSVLAGVLPLLP, encoded by the coding sequence ATGGAAGTGAATTGCCCGAAGTGCGGCCAGAAGAACAAGCCTGACGCCGCTTTCTGCATGTCCTGCGGGACCCCGCTCCCGGACGCGCCTTTCGCTCAACTGGAGAAGAGGCCGCGGCCTGCGGGGGAAGAGGGGGTGCCGGGAGAGGGGATGCCTCACGTTGGAGGCAGCGTTCATGTAGCCGGCACGGTCCCCTCTTCCGGAGGAGCGGGGACTGCGGAGGCGCCGCCCCGGGTTGCCGGGGCGGAGGACCGTACCGTTCCCATGCCCGCGGTGCCCCGGGCCGGGACCGGAAAGGCGGCCGAGAGCGCGGTCACCACACCCGCCCGGGAAGGAGGCCCCGGGACCGGCGGGGCTCCGGGTCATGCGGCTCCCCCGGCAGGGGCGCCGCTTCCGGAGACGCCCGCTCCCTCTACCGCTCCGGGACCGCCCTCGGTCACGGAAAGACAGGCCCCACCGCCCGGTCAGGCCGCGACGCCGGTCACGGAAAGACAGGCCCCACCGCCCGCCCCCGACATACGGCCGCCGCAGCCCCCTCCCGCCCCCGTGCCCGGTGCCGGCGCCTTTCGCGACGCCCACGGCGTGGAGGCGGGAAGGTCGGTGGTGGAGGAGATACGCATTATCGAGGAGGCGGCCGAGAGCGCGGTCACCACACCCGCCCGGGAAGGAGGCCCCGGGACCGGCGGGGCTCCGGGTCATGCGGCTCCCCCGGCAGGGGCGCCGCTTCCGGAGACGCCCGCTCCCTCTACCGCTCCGGGACCGCCCTCGGTCACGGAAAGACAGGCCCCAACGCCCGCCCCCGACATACGGCCGCCGCAGCCCCCTCCCGCCCCCGTGCCCGGTGCCGGCGCCTTTCGCGACGCCCACGGCGTGGAGGCGGGGGTGACTTCCGGCGGCGAAGCGGTCCCGGGGCGCCCGCCGCTGCTGGAGGAGACCATACCGCCGCAGCCCCCTCGAGGGCCCGGAGAGCTGCCGGTATCCCCGTCTCCGCCGCGCGAACGCCCCGACTACTACCTGCCGCCGGAGGCGGATTACGTCATCGCCGGGGAGGCAAGGGGCGCGGCGCCCCTTCCGGAGCCGCCGCCCCGGGGAACGGAGACGCCTGCGCGGGAGACGCCGGCCATGGACCCGGAGAGGACCCAGGTGGTGCCCGGCGGCGCCCCGCCCCCACCGCCGCCCCGCACCGTGAGGCGAGCCACCGTCACCTGTCCGGAATGCTATGCACCCAACCCGGAGGGCAACAGCTTCTGCCAGGAATGCGGCAGCCCCCTGTCCCCGGTGAGGGCCAGGACGCCGGTGTCCGGGCGCGCGGCGCCGCGCGAGGGCAGGGAGCAAACGGCGCTGCTCACGCCCGGAGCCCTGGCAGAGGTGGAGCCGGGAGACATGCGCGCCGCCAAAAGGGACCGCGCCGCAAGGGGCGAAAAGTCCTTCGGCGCCACGGACGTCCTTGCGCTGCTGGCGGTCGGGGCGGCGGGCGCGGCGCTGGCTCTCTCCAGCTTCATGGAATCTTTTTCCTGGAAGAAAGGCATGGATATCGGCATGTTCACCCACCAGGGCGCCTTTACGCAGGGACGCCCAGATCTCCTGGGCGGTCCGGGCATGCTGCCCTACCAGGGCACGGAATTCCTGACCGTGGGCCTGGTGGTCGCGGTGGGCATCGTTATCACCCTCGTCTTCCTCGCGGTAAGGGTCGGCAGGGGTCCGATGTTCATCCTGACCGGATGCCTGCTCCTGCTCCCCCTTGCCTACCTGCTCTTCCAGGCCGTGCTTCCCCTGCGCCAGACCGGGGTGGAGATCCAGCCCTCGCCGGGCATCGGGAGCCTCTTCTCCGGCGGTGCGGGCGTTCCGGGCATGGGGACGCCCCTGTGGATGGTCAGCGCCGCCGGCGCGCTGCTCATCGTGGCCGGTTTCGTGGCGCCGCCACGCGGCTGGGGTAGGCTGTTCACCTTCCTCGCCTTCTTCCCGGTCATGGTGGGATTGGCCTTCCTGTGCGCCGCCTGTTACAACTGGAACCTCTTCATCACCGCCGCCGGGATGGCGGGCATGCATGCGGGCCGGGCCGCGCCGCCCCAGGCCGCGTCGTCCGTACTGGCCGGCGTGCTCCCGTTGCTGCCGTGA
- a CDS encoding universal stress protein, translating to MLKKVLFAVDFSPFTERMLECAGELAGVGMNEMVLLHVIDAKMHAEYGEHLSPAYTAMEEEARRQMELLAGRTDGSGYKVKTVIKAGSPAPTIVETAREEDVDFIYLGAHGKGFFNRLLLGSVSEKVLALSDRPVMIQQCRVNEGEGGGFACENVCKLLLENILIANDFSEYAEKIKPVLENFTASFCAPVTLLHVQEGKSTFGWDAAFKARKEKARSEMEALQEFADSLAPSCRSVSVKLVEGNPAQWILQVAEDMNASLIIIGAFGYRTTGGFLGGVAQRVVRESERPVLVLKA from the coding sequence ATGCTGAAGAAAGTCTTGTTTGCGGTGGACTTCTCTCCCTTTACGGAAAGGATGCTCGAGTGCGCCGGCGAGCTGGCGGGAGTGGGCATGAACGAGATGGTGCTCCTCCACGTCATCGACGCCAAGATGCACGCGGAGTACGGCGAGCACCTGAGCCCGGCCTACACGGCCATGGAGGAAGAGGCGCGGCGGCAGATGGAGCTGCTGGCGGGGAGGACGGACGGGAGCGGCTACAAGGTCAAGACGGTGATCAAGGCGGGAAGTCCGGCACCGACCATCGTGGAGACCGCCCGGGAGGAGGACGTCGACTTCATCTACCTGGGCGCGCACGGCAAAGGGTTCTTCAACCGCCTCCTGCTGGGCAGCGTGAGCGAAAAGGTGCTGGCGCTCTCCGACCGGCCGGTGATGATCCAGCAATGCAGGGTCAACGAGGGCGAGGGCGGCGGGTTCGCATGCGAGAACGTGTGCAAGCTCCTGTTGGAGAACATCCTCATCGCCAACGACTTCTCGGAATACGCGGAGAAGATCAAGCCTGTTCTGGAAAACTTCACCGCATCCTTCTGCGCTCCGGTGACCCTGCTGCACGTCCAGGAGGGAAAATCCACCTTCGGATGGGACGCCGCCTTCAAGGCCAGGAAGGAGAAGGCCAGGAGCGAGATGGAGGCCCTCCAGGAGTTTGCCGACTCTCTTGCCCCCTCCTGCAGGAGCGTCAGCGTGAAGCTGGTCGAGGGCAACCCCGCGCAGTGGATACTGCAGGTGGCCGAGGACATGAACGCCTCCCTCATCATCATCGGGGCTTTCGGTTATCGCACCACCGGGGGCTTTCTGGGGGGCGTCGCCCAGAGGGTGGTCAGGGAGAGCGAGCGGCCGGTCCTGGTCCTCAAGGCCTAG
- a CDS encoding YbaB/EbfC family nucleoid-associated protein, with product MNGNIQKMMKQAQKLQRQMLEAQEALAEERVEATSGGGMVKVVADGQQNVLEVKIDPQAVDPEDVEMLEDLVLAAVSEALRRSRELAEERMGAFTKGLKIPGLT from the coding sequence ATGAACGGAAACATCCAGAAGATGATGAAACAGGCGCAGAAGCTGCAGCGCCAGATGCTGGAGGCGCAGGAAGCCCTGGCGGAGGAGCGCGTGGAGGCCACCTCGGGGGGCGGCATGGTGAAGGTTGTGGCCGACGGGCAGCAGAACGTGCTGGAGGTGAAGATCGACCCCCAGGCGGTGGACCCGGAGGATGTGGAGATGCTGGAGGACCTGGTGCTGGCGGCGGTGTCCGAGGCCCTGCGCAGATCCCGTGAACTGGCGGAGGAGCGCATGGGGGCCTTCACCAAGGGGCTCAAGATCCCCGGCCTCACCTGA
- the recR gene encoding recombination protein RecR, with the protein MLYAQPIARLVEELSKLPGIGQKTAQRLTFHLLKVPPEEARALAEAIVEAREKVTFCSRCFNFAQGELCEFCANPRRDPSLVCVVERPQDIVAVERTGEFRGLYHVLGGAISPIDGIGPEDLKVRELLERVRRDGVSEVIMATNPRVEGEATASYLAGLLKPLGVKVTRIASGLPVGGDLEYADEITLGRALKGRLEL; encoded by the coding sequence TTGCTGTACGCCCAGCCCATCGCGCGCCTGGTGGAGGAGCTCTCCAAACTCCCCGGCATAGGCCAGAAGACCGCCCAGCGCCTCACCTTTCACCTGCTAAAGGTGCCTCCGGAAGAGGCGCGCGCCCTAGCCGAGGCCATCGTGGAGGCGAGGGAGAAGGTCACCTTCTGCTCGCGGTGCTTCAACTTCGCCCAGGGAGAGCTTTGCGAGTTCTGCGCCAACCCGCGGCGCGACCCATCGCTGGTCTGCGTGGTCGAGCGGCCGCAGGATATCGTGGCGGTGGAGCGCACGGGGGAATTCCGCGGCCTCTATCACGTACTGGGGGGCGCCATCTCTCCCATCGACGGCATCGGGCCGGAGGACCTCAAGGTCAGGGAGCTCCTGGAGAGGGTGCGTAGGGACGGGGTCAGCGAGGTGATCATGGCCACCAACCCCAGGGTGGAGGGGGAGGCCACCGCTTCCTACCTCGCCGGTCTCCTCAAGCCGCTGGGGGTCAAGGTTACGCGCATCGCCAGCGGTCTCCCGGTAGGGGGAGACCTGGAATACGCGGACGAGATCACCCTGGGACGGGCGCTGAAAGGGCGCCTCGAGCTTTGA
- a CDS encoding CPBP family intramembrane metalloprotease produces MAEPAGESERRWWRADWGLAEVLLSWLAIFGIYTVLGVVLLVSTDNPVIYNYLAYALFLCPLIALCVAVIPRRHGRGREELGLRWGKPSRTLAFGWLGAMAAVALSYAAFFLVYLAFYLLAGRGPVSAESEHLRDLGGGSLVLLVLVTVVLAPVFEELFFRGLFYPALRRRLGVWGAIALNGVIFGALHMQPLFMLSLVLVGMILAYLYEKTESLVAPMLAHSMYNLAVVLITVLVGG; encoded by the coding sequence GTGGCCGAGCCGGCCGGCGAGAGCGAACGGAGGTGGTGGAGGGCGGACTGGGGGCTGGCGGAGGTGTTGTTATCCTGGCTGGCGATCTTCGGCATCTACACCGTGCTGGGCGTGGTGCTCCTCGTCTCCACCGACAACCCTGTCATCTATAACTACCTGGCCTACGCGCTCTTTCTCTGCCCCCTCATCGCCCTGTGTGTGGCCGTCATCCCGCGGCGGCACGGCAGAGGGCGCGAGGAGCTGGGCCTGCGCTGGGGAAAACCCTCCCGCACCCTCGCCTTCGGGTGGCTGGGGGCGATGGCGGCGGTGGCCCTGAGCTACGCGGCGTTTTTCCTCGTCTACCTGGCCTTTTATCTCCTGGCCGGCCGCGGCCCGGTGAGCGCGGAGAGCGAACACCTGCGCGACCTGGGGGGAGGCAGCCTGGTGCTGCTGGTGCTGGTGACGGTGGTGCTGGCGCCCGTGTTCGAGGAGCTCTTCTTCCGGGGGCTCTTCTACCCCGCGCTGCGCAGGCGCCTGGGGGTGTGGGGGGCGATAGCGCTCAACGGGGTGATCTTCGGAGCGCTGCACATGCAGCCCCTCTTCATGCTCTCCCTGGTGTTGGTGGGCATGATCCTCGCCTACCTGTACGAGAAGACGGAATCCCTGGTGGCGCCCATGCTGGCGCATTCTATGTATAACCTGGCGGTGGTGCTGATAACCGTTCTCGTCGGCGGATAG